TGCCCATTTTTCTCCCTCCTGCCATTATGCTTATTATGATCCTGGCAATTTTATGCAAGAGAAAATTCGGGGCAAAAAAAATAAGACCCCATCACGGGGTCTGATGCTATGATCTTTTTCAGAACTAGATGTCATCGGTGTCGGGAGAGTTTTTCTTTTCTTCCTCTCGAGCCGTAAGGGAGCTGGTTTCGCCTTCTTCATTGACAAAGACGACCGTCTCACAATTGGGGCAGGTAACTTCCACTACATCCTCATCATCCAGGACATCGGCATCAAAGCAAACTATCTCGTGGCATTTCGGGCATTCTACTTCAATGTAGTCGCCCTCTTCCTCGTCTTCGTCGTCCTCGTCATCCTCGTCGTCATAGTCATCTTCGTCTTCGTCATCATAAACCTCATCTTCTAAATCATAAAGGTCCTCATCGATGCTTTCCAGGTAGTCTTCTAGTTCTTCATAGTCCTCATGCAGGTCGTGGAGAGCCTCGGCCATTTGCTCCAGGACTTCGACTATTTCCTTAAGGAGGCGGGTTTCCTTGCTCTCGGGGTTTAACTCCATGCCGTCCACTAACCCCTTCAGGTAGGCAACCTTCTTGCGGACGTCATTCATTGACT
This Moorella sp. E308F DNA region includes the following protein-coding sequences:
- a CDS encoding CD1247 N-terminal domain-containing protein; this translates as MNDVRKKVAYLKGLVDGMELNPESKETRLLKEIVEVLEQMAEALHDLHEDYEELEDYLESIDEDLYDLEDEVYDDEDEDDYDDEDDEDDEDEEEGDYIEVECPKCHEIVCFDADVLDDEDVVEVTCPNCETVVFVNEEGETSSLTAREEEKKNSPDTDDI